One genomic window of Fusarium keratoplasticum isolate Fu6.1 chromosome 3, whole genome shotgun sequence includes the following:
- a CDS encoding HET domain-containing protein: MRSHFIEAFIPETHSKHEQLSREIQHVRVSTSAEVSLTHTLNPGASQVIGRPERSLVAYSASGNIFQVFIAEECDVSRLPIPEIVEMRSGHFEINDPAHLGPLYTLFNENVYSKIQKAFARQGFDICDATTQLPSIKRYHSSLGSIPCPFNYDFNSNDYDDSEPYFGIHHQRPLKRGGRDDVPTWSSNDEDRRLPILYFADDYMTSEGEDEGETAVRSPRHHCERMISQLFEKNLGRAYNPVKHWTSPLREQNALADHQNASPFTLSGSGLSDRVTDFLMENRISNIAEWHNWRPTFHFELAVSAGGPTDSFEWMSTQLTRSLELRLPTDPYAEVHDVMVLIRVFNIYTQPEFQFFVNPWDLLTSGRIRFDKDCVVSAILQEAGPDSGALVLSSDSNTGPSGQWTTQVSPPSNYSQFQTTMSWDTKGKYSYKSLNKDEIRLLVLLPGQGEDLLRGVLYSTPFEQAGSYAAISYVWGEQTVKYKLHTPDGTLGIHASLCRALVHLRKSTGVTVLWADGICINQNDKDEKSHQVGLLPYIFQNASVTVAMIGYNSEMGSAVVALKNLRDTHVQDPESAELLPEDWEPKWALIAEVFNNCWF; the protein is encoded by the exons ATGCGGTCACATTTCATTGAAGC GTTTATTCCTGAGACTCACTCCAAACATGAGCAGTTGTCTCGGGAGATTCAGCACGTGCGAGTCAGCACCTCTGCTGAGGTATCCTTGACACATACTCTGAATCCTGGAGCTAGTCAGGTCATTGGCCGGCCTGAACGCAGCCTTGTAGCATACTCAGCGAGTGGGAACATTTTTCAGGTGTTCATCGCCGAAGAATGCGACGTCTCAAGATTACCCATCCCCGAGATTGTTGAGATGCGATCTGGCCATTTCGAAATCAACGACCCCGCCCACTTGGGGCCGCTCTATACGCTGTTCAACGAAAATGTGTACAGCAAGATTCAAAAAGCATTCGCAAGGCAAGGATTTGACATCTGTG ATGCTACCACGCAGTTGCCCTCAATCAAGCGTTACCACAGCAGTTTGGGCTCGATTCCCTGCCCTTTCAACTATGATTTCAACTCAAATGACTATGACGACTCAGAGCCGTACTTCGGGATCCACCACCAACGGCCATTGAAAAGGGGTGGACGGGATGATGTGCCTACTTGGTCGAGCAACGATGAAGACAGAAGACTTCCAATTCTGTACTTTGCTGACGACTACATGACGTCGGAGGGAGAAGACGAAGGGGAGACAGCAGTTAGGAGCCCTAGACATCACTGCGAACGCATG ATATCGCAGCTTTTTGAGAAGAACCTGGGCCGAGCTTATAATCCGGTCAAGCACTGGACAAGCCCCCTCCGGGAACAGAACGCTCTTGCAGATCACCAAAACGCGTCACCATTCACTCTGAGTGGCTCAGGTCTGTCTGATCGCGTCACTGATTTCCTCATGGAAAATCGCATCTCCAACATCGCAGAATGGCACAACTGGAGGCCCACATTTCACTTTGAGCTTGCCGTCTCGGCTGGTGGCCCCACCGACTCGTTTGAATGGATGTCTACACAGCTGACGAGG TCTCTAGAACTTCGGCTTCCAACCGACCCTTATGCCGAGGTGCATGACGTGATGGTCCTGATCAGGGTCTTTAACATCTACACCCAACCTGAGTTTCAATTCTTTGTCAATCCATGGGACCTCCTCACTTCAGGACGCATCCGATTCGATAAAGACTGCGTGGTGTCTGCCATACTGCAGGAAGCTGGCCCGGACTCTGGGGCGCTGGTCTTGTCGAGTGACAGCAACACGGGTCCCAGTGGCCAATGGACGACACAAGTTTCTCCTCCAAGCAACTACAGCCAATTTCAAACA ACCATGTCATGGGATACAAAGGGCAAATACTCGTACAAGAGCCTAAACAAGGACGAAATACGGCTTTTGGTGCTCCTTCCCGGACAAGGTGAGGACCTCCTACGAGGTGTGCTCTACTCTACTCCCTTCGAACAAGCGGGAAGCTATGCTGCAATCTCGTACGTTTGGGGGGAACAAACGGTTAAGTACAAGTTGCATACTCCCGATGGTACTTTGGGCATCCACGCCTCTCTATGTCGGGCTCTTGTTCATCTAAGGAAGTCTACCGGAGTCACTGTGCTTTGGGCGGATGGCATTTGTATCAACCAGAATGACAAGGATGAGAAATCCCACCAGGTTGGGCTCCTGCCGTACATCTTCCAGAATGCCTCGGTTACTGTCGCAATGATCGGCTACAACAGCGAGATGGGCTCTGCCGTGGTGGCATTGAAAAACTTGAGGGATACCCATGTTCAAGATCCTGAATCGGCAGAACTGTTGCCGGAAGATTGGGAACCTAAATGGGCCTTGATCGCCGAAGTTTTCAACAACTGCTGGTTCTGA